In Candidatus Manganitrophus noduliformans, the sequence TCTCGCCGGTTAAAACCCCCTCTTTAATCTCCAACGTGTTGGAGTAGGCATAATCGAGTCCGAGCGACTCTTTTACCCGAGCGCTAAAATAGTCGAATCCTCCGGAGAGGACCGCGGTTCGATATCCGAGCTTCTTGAGAATAGAAACCAGCTCTTTTGCGCCCGGCGTAAAAGGCATCCGCTTGCAGACCTTTTCAAGGACGCCGACCGGGAGTCCTTTTAACAGGCGGACCCGTTCTCGAAGCGCCTCCGGAAAGGAGATCTCCCCGTTCATTGCGCGATGAGTGATCGAGACGACCTTTTCGCCGACGCCCGCCTCTTTGGCCAGCTCATCAATCCCTTCGATCTGGACCAGCGTCGAATCCATATCCATGACGATGAGTCGCTTGGCGCGGCGGAAGAGGTTCTCTTCCTGAACGGCGATATCGACCCCGAACTCGGCATTGAGGTGAAGCAGCTTTCGAGTCAGAAGGCGGGGGTCGATCGGCTGGGTTGTCGACAGGGTCAGTTCAATACATTCCAACTGCTTGCGAGCGATTGTGTGAATCTTCTGGATGTTGACACGCTCCTCGGAGAGAAGCGTCGCCAGCTTGGCGATGACGCGAAGGGTCACCGCGGGGCCGAGGCAGGTGACGACGTAATTCTGGACGGGGGCCTTCTTTAGAACCTCCGTCGGCCGGACGACTTTGAACTCCATTGACAGACCGAACTCGTGCGCCCGGAAGAGGAGGTCGCGCAAAAGGTGTCGCTCTCCCTCTTCCGCGCCGTCCAGCTCGATCAAGATGGAGAGGGACAAAATCGACTGGGTCACGACCTGCTCGATGTCGAGAAGCCGGACATCGGATTCAGCCATAATCTCCGTCAGCGCGGCGGTAATCCCCGGCTGATCGGGGCCGGTGACGGAGACAAGAAGGGCTTTTCTCTTCGGCATGGTTTTCCTGATGACGGTAGAACTTCAGTGTTATACAAGAAAGAATAATCGAAGGCAAGCAGTTTTTGTTTATCGCCGAAGACAAGCGCATCCATATTATAGGGGCAAGAAGGAGGGGGAATCCGACTGAAACTGATCCGTGCCGGTTTCATTCTTATAAATTGACACCGGTCGGTTTCTATATTAGATTAAGAAGATTTTAAAGGATTTTAATTCACGCGGGAACCCTGGATGGACAAAAAAGCGCTTGCGGAAATTTACCATGAAGAGACCAAATACCATGAAGCGCGGATGGGGAAGTTTCAACGGCCGCTCGATTGGGGGGCGCAACCGTCTCCCTACAAAGAATATCACAGCGATAAAAAGATCGACCTGATCCCTTACCTTCCTTTTCAGAATAATCCCTTTACCGGAGAACCGCTCCCGCCCGCGAAAACCCAGGGGGGATATCCGTTCGGGATCGCGGAGATCTCGCGGTTGCTTTACTTCACCAACGGCGTCACCGGTATTCTGCAATACCCGACCGGCCAGACATTAACCCTTCGGGCCGCGCCGACCGCGGGGGGGCTTTATCCGACCGAGCTCTATGTCGCGATCCGGGGCCTCTCGGTCCTGGAGAACGGGATCTACAATTTTCAGGTGAAGGATCATTCGTTGGTCCTGGTCTGGGAGGGAGACTTTTGGGAGGAGTTTGAGCGATACTGTATGCACCACGAGGCGATCGCGAAGTCAAACCTCCTCGTTATCATGACGGCGGTTTATCAACGGAGCGCCTGGCGTTACCAGGAGCGGGCTTATCGCCGCATCCTGCTCGATACCGGCCATATTCTCGGGAACCTCGTCGTTTATGCGCCGGAGGAGGGTTTTAGCCCGGTCCCCATCGGCGGTTTCTTGGACACCTCTTTGAACCGTCTCCTCTTCTTGGATGAAGCGGAAGAAGGGGTCTTGGCCGTGGTCGCCTTGCCGCAAGGGGAGAAGATTAATCCGGAGGAGATCCGTCCGACCTCGGCGGTGGCGTCGATGCCGATCCCCAAGGGAGAGAATGACTTAAAGATGCTCCAACTCCAGCTCCACCGGGTCTCATCGATCTTGCCGGGAGAGAAGGTCGACCTGTCGGCCGTCCGCCGGCCTCCCGATCTGAATGTTCTGGAATCGAAACATTCCTACAAAGAGGCGACCCTCCTTCCCGAGTCTCCGATCGACTGGGGCGAGAGTGTCGGTCAATCGATTCTTTTGAGAAGGTCGACCCGCGGATTCTCGGGGGAAGGTTTTTTAAAGGAGGAGCTTGCCGGGATTTTAGGATATGCCTACTTTCCCGTTGCGGCGGTTCCATCGCCGTTTTTCGATCCCTCGATTCTCCAGACCTATCTGGTTGTGCAGAAGGTGGTCGGATTGCAGGAGGGGATCTACTACTTTGTGCCGCAAAAAAACGAGCTGCGGCTCCTGTCGGCCGGAGATTTCCGCGAGCAGACCTGGCATTTCTGTTTGGGACAAGAGTTGGCGCGCGACGCGGCGGCGCTGGTAATCCACATCGCCCATCTAAAAAGAGCGGTCG encodes:
- the serB gene encoding phosphoserine phosphatase SerB: MPKRKALLVSVTGPDQPGITAALTEIMAESDVRLLDIEQVVTQSILSLSILIELDGAEEGERHLLRDLLFRAHEFGLSMEFKVVRPTEVLKKAPVQNYVVTCLGPAVTLRVIAKLATLLSEERVNIQKIHTIARKQLECIELTLSTTQPIDPRLLTRKLLHLNAEFGVDIAVQEENLFRRAKRLIVMDMDSTLVQIEGIDELAKEAGVGEKVVSITHRAMNGEISFPEALRERVRLLKGLPVGVLEKVCKRMPFTPGAKELVSILKKLGYRTAVLSGGFDYFSARVKESLGLDYAYSNTLEIKEGVLTGEIVGEIVDGKKKAALMEEIARKEGVTLDQVIAIGDGANDLPMITRAGLGIAFNAKPRVREEAHYSITQKNLDSILYLLGITEKDLTAMRQRKQRRTTTL
- a CDS encoding SagB/ThcOx family dehydrogenase, yielding MDKKALAEIYHEETKYHEARMGKFQRPLDWGAQPSPYKEYHSDKKIDLIPYLPFQNNPFTGEPLPPAKTQGGYPFGIAEISRLLYFTNGVTGILQYPTGQTLTLRAAPTAGGLYPTELYVAIRGLSVLENGIYNFQVKDHSLVLVWEGDFWEEFERYCMHHEAIAKSNLLVIMTAVYQRSAWRYQERAYRRILLDTGHILGNLVVYAPEEGFSPVPIGGFLDTSLNRLLFLDEAEEGVLAVVALPQGEKINPEEIRPTSAVASMPIPKGENDLKMLQLQLHRVSSILPGEKVDLSAVRRPPDLNVLESKHSYKEATLLPESPIDWGESVGQSILLRRSTRGFSGEGFLKEELAGILGYAYFPVAAVPSPFFDPSILQTYLVVQKVVGLQEGIYYFVPQKNELRLLSAGDFREQTWHFCLGQELARDAAALVIHIAHLKRAVEKYGDRAYRYLHLDAGQIGERLNLAAIRLGLGVSGIGGFYDDEVNALLGLSLDEIVVYITTLGRPRSS